One region of Chloroflexota bacterium genomic DNA includes:
- a CDS encoding glycosyltransferase, translating to MNVLYVYKDYFPVLGGIEGHIKYLAEGMRARGVDAHVLVTNTARQTISETINGVPVLKAGRLTNVSSAPVSIDLFRQIRRFQPDITHLHFPYPIGEMAQLFGGRSRRTVVTYHSDIVRQRFLRLLYRPFLRLLLRRADAISISNPTYTQLSPFVAPHAGKCIVIHHGQDLSRFEFSPTIEARATELRATLGDRLVLFVGKLRYYKGVENLIRSFGEIPEPATAVIVGTGPMESEWQQLAQELGLDARVRFAGSVSDEELPAYYRAARLFVLPSTQTAETWGAVQIEAMASGLPCICTELGTGTSYVNRHGETGLVVPPGDPHALAGAIRQLLDDEPLRAHMGAAAYRRAHAEFSHTVMVEQTLVLYQRLLARA from the coding sequence ATGAATGTCCTGTACGTTTACAAAGATTACTTTCCGGTGCTGGGCGGCATTGAGGGGCACATCAAATACCTGGCCGAAGGCATGCGCGCGCGCGGCGTGGATGCACACGTGCTTGTAACCAACACCGCAAGACAGACGATTAGCGAGACGATAAACGGCGTGCCCGTGCTCAAGGCCGGGCGGCTAACCAATGTCTCGTCCGCACCGGTCAGCATCGACCTGTTCCGCCAGATTCGCCGCTTCCAGCCCGATATCACTCACCTGCACTTTCCTTATCCAATCGGTGAAATGGCGCAATTGTTCGGCGGTCGCTCGCGCCGCACCGTCGTGACGTATCACAGCGATATCGTCCGCCAGCGCTTCCTGCGCCTGCTGTACCGACCGTTTCTGCGCCTGCTGCTGCGCCGCGCCGACGCGATCAGCATCTCCAACCCGACCTATACGCAGCTAAGCCCGTTCGTCGCGCCGCACGCCGGGAAATGCATCGTCATTCATCACGGACAGGACCTGTCGCGCTTCGAGTTTTCGCCTACGATCGAGGCGCGCGCGACGGAGTTGCGCGCCACACTGGGCGATCGGCTGGTACTGTTCGTCGGCAAGCTGCGCTACTACAAAGGCGTCGAGAATCTGATCCGCTCATTCGGCGAGATACCCGAGCCCGCCACGGCGGTGATTGTCGGTACAGGCCCCATGGAGAGCGAGTGGCAGCAGTTAGCACAGGAGCTCGGACTCGACGCGCGGGTGCGATTTGCGGGCAGCGTCTCCGATGAGGAACTGCCTGCCTACTACCGCGCCGCGCGGCTGTTTGTGCTGCCGTCGACACAGACCGCTGAAACGTGGGGTGCCGTCCAGATCGAGGCGATGGCCAGCGGGCTGCCGTGCATCTGCACCGAGCTTGGCACCGGCACGTCGTATGTCAACCGGCACGGCGAAACCGGGCTGGTCGTACCGCCAGGCGACCCACATGCGCTGGCCGGGGCGATCCGCCAGTTGCTGGACGACGAGCCACTGCGGGCGCACATGGGCGCCGCAGCGTACCGGCGCGCGCACGCCGAGTTTTCGCACACGGTGATGGTCGAGCAGACGCTCGTGCTGTACCAGCGCCTGCTCGCACGCGCGTAG
- a CDS encoding GHMP kinase — MIHRSRAPLRISFCGGGTDVPPYPQERGGVVLSTTVDKFAYASLRPRADDAIEVRSLDFDVVAQYDRRDPLPYDGQLDLVKAVINHHKAPGGFDLFLHSDAPPGSGLGSSSTLVIALLGAFRAWLKQTMTDYDMAALAYQIERVDMGIAGGMQDQYAAVFGGFNFIEFHADAVIVNPLRVERATLNELQYRLLLCYTGQTRLSAQILTEQVSAYVARKPSVVEALDGMKQLTIQMKNALLLDNLNRFGELLHEAWLLKKQLATRISDAHIDALYTRARDAGAIGGKILGAGGGGYLLLFCPFDRKHTIAAEMVRAGAQPVSFSFEERGLQTWTTT; from the coding sequence ATGATACATCGTTCACGAGCGCCGTTGCGTATCTCATTTTGTGGTGGCGGCACCGATGTGCCGCCCTACCCCCAGGAGCGCGGCGGCGTGGTGCTCTCCACCACGGTCGACAAGTTCGCCTACGCGTCTCTGCGCCCGCGCGCCGACGATGCGATCGAGGTGCGCTCGCTCGACTTCGACGTCGTCGCCCAGTACGACCGCCGCGATCCGCTGCCGTATGACGGGCAGCTTGACCTCGTCAAGGCGGTCATCAACCACCACAAGGCGCCCGGCGGCTTCGACCTGTTCCTGCACTCCGACGCGCCGCCCGGCTCGGGGCTCGGCTCGTCGTCCACGCTGGTCATTGCGCTGCTGGGCGCGTTTCGCGCGTGGCTCAAGCAGACGATGACCGATTACGATATGGCCGCGCTGGCCTACCAGATCGAGCGCGTGGACATGGGTATCGCCGGCGGCATGCAGGACCAGTACGCAGCGGTGTTCGGCGGTTTCAACTTCATCGAGTTTCATGCCGACGCCGTCATCGTGAACCCGCTGCGCGTCGAGCGCGCCACGCTGAACGAACTGCAGTATCGCCTGCTGCTCTGCTATACCGGCCAGACGCGGCTGTCGGCGCAGATTCTGACCGAGCAGGTCAGTGCCTATGTCGCGCGCAAGCCGAGCGTGGTTGAAGCGCTGGACGGCATGAAGCAGTTGACGATTCAGATGAAGAACGCACTGCTGCTCGACAACCTCAACCGGTTCGGCGAGCTGTTGCATGAAGCGTGGCTCCTGAAGAAGCAACTGGCCACGCGCATCAGCGACGCGCACATCGACGCGCTTTACACTCGCGCGCGCGACGCCGGTGCCATCGGCGGCAAGATTCTCGGCGCGGGCGGTGGCGGTTACCTGCTGCTCTTTTGCCCGTTCGACCGCAAACACACCATCGCTGCCGAGATGGTGCGGGCCGGCGCGCAGCCGGTCAGTTTCAGCTTCGAGGAGCGGGGCCTTCAAACGTGGACGACGACCTGA
- a CDS encoding nucleotidyltransferase family protein, which yields MDDDLTRAFILAGGLGTRLRPLSGDRPKGLMPVGGQPFLHRLVDRLAAHGINDIVLCLGYGAPAIITHFDAVPVQGATLHYSVEAEPRGTAGALRVAEPYWASSNLILNGDTELTCDYLALIHTHRAGVAAVTIALARMEDCARYGHVQLDDSGRVLNFLEKDGMHRSGLVNAGVYVATRAALERIPATGQVSIEQEWLPGLLRDSHPVAGIVVAGGFTDIGTPDDYWRLANQS from the coding sequence GTGGACGACGACCTGACGCGCGCATTCATTCTCGCCGGCGGTCTCGGCACGCGCTTGCGCCCACTCAGCGGCGACCGTCCGAAGGGACTGATGCCGGTCGGCGGTCAGCCATTCCTGCACCGTCTCGTCGATCGACTCGCAGCCCACGGAATCAACGATATCGTCCTCTGCCTGGGCTACGGCGCGCCGGCCATCATCACGCACTTCGACGCCGTCCCGGTACAGGGTGCCACGCTGCACTACTCGGTTGAAGCGGAGCCGCGCGGCACCGCCGGGGCGCTGCGCGTGGCGGAGCCGTACTGGGCATCGTCCAACCTGATCTTGAACGGCGACACCGAACTGACCTGCGACTACCTCGCGCTGATCCACACACACCGGGCGGGCGTTGCGGCGGTGACAATCGCGCTGGCGCGCATGGAAGATTGCGCGCGCTACGGGCACGTCCAGTTGGACGACAGCGGCCGCGTGCTTAACTTCCTCGAAAAAGACGGCATGCACCGCTCCGGACTCGTGAACGCCGGCGTTTATGTCGCCACGCGCGCCGCTCTGGAGCGCATCCCTGCCACCGGTCAGGTTTCAATCGAGCAGGAGTGGCTGCCCGGGCTCCTGCGCGACAGTCACCCGGTGGCAGGTATCGTCGTAGCCGGTGGATTCACCGATATTGGCACGCCGGATGACTATTGGCGTTTGGCAAATCAGTCGTAA
- a CDS encoding tetratricopeptide repeat protein translates to MSSRFSVFCERVMEAGWLLAAMAVPLFFDIYSSRVFEPDKITLVRSIALVVATAWVAKQIETGFTDFRGGSLWARLRAANPLTVPVLLLVLVYALSTVLSVAQYVSIWGSYQRLQGTYSMFSYITVFAVMLHALRSRAQLERLFTVIVLTSLPISAYGWLQHFRLDPLPWGGDVSDRIASNMGNSIFVGAYLIMVMPITLGRWLNVVAQVLRDPVAETGGETVAPATARTPDDTPQLVLAGAYTFTLAFQLLAIYWTLSRGAWIGFMAGTYVFVLIGLTLLRQWVPDRTRLSGRETLTALGAGVVFPLALLLMPLAASLRGMKMSDVFRRTLRWMWLSWIVTGAVVIGLILAMNIPGTPLAEIKKVPGIGRLGEIFELDQGTNKVRALIWEGAAQLVAPHDPIGFDQYTDIFNVIRPLIGYGPEAMYVAYNSFYPPDLGHLEARNASPDRSHNETWDSLVTTGLFGFLVYVTLFGSVFYHALKWLGFASGARDRNLFIVLWVLGAVTVGVIAVAIDKQPRLLGVALPVGMLIGLMTYLAIQVFFVRQHVGSSLSTEDKVLIMALLSALIGSFAEIHFGISIAATRTYFWIGAALLVLIGHRLNQTAPVRATAVPTPPAVRDSAMGRNGDRLASFRALRLPAWSGLAPWAVAPAAPVTFARRRHRAGTPGAAMPAGRGAAVATARPAQVASFGSGTHAIVVYGMLLGIMLTIMGFDYISPNLATADKFSWIVMLFVFTLIVGALIMSAQIKATTPSAPRGLVVFAGVAVIALGVAGLYLILHNANLTGRRPTNVIDNISIVADVIGLFYLYLFGMLLALAIVLAGERTLPPRTFAEPFYLLLYVAIAAGCAAGIATTNLNSIRADIFYKQGLNFDGSRQFDGSLCMYESAINLAPDQDFYYLFYGRSFLEKAKTVPDNAPAQPLYNCYPGNNTLAFKDPPGISKSGSQRTRLIETARVFLTRARDLNPLNTDHTANLARMYRTWADLATDATQRADYVRQSIGFYAQAQALSPHNAQIYNEYSSAYMMAGETDNALAKLQESIKIDDEYAQTYLLLGDLYTGKNDMDNAVTAYQAALKTDATLLQAHSALGLIYSRQGKLDLAIQENMAVVAQQPNDYNSLRNLALLYRDAGRLPEAISYAQRALAGAPDADKPALQQFIAQLQAALAGGTAPQTQPTPPVPQNQPTAVPTPGR, encoded by the coding sequence GTGTCTTCCCGATTTAGCGTATTCTGTGAACGCGTCATGGAGGCGGGTTGGTTGCTGGCCGCCATGGCCGTGCCACTTTTCTTCGACATATACTCCAGCCGTGTCTTCGAGCCTGACAAAATCACCCTCGTACGTTCGATCGCGCTGGTTGTGGCGACAGCCTGGGTCGCCAAGCAGATTGAAACCGGATTCACCGATTTTCGCGGCGGGTCGCTGTGGGCGCGGCTGCGCGCCGCCAATCCGCTGACCGTGCCGGTGTTGCTGCTTGTCCTCGTTTATGCACTCTCCACAGTGCTGTCGGTCGCGCAATACGTAAGCATCTGGGGATCGTATCAACGTTTGCAGGGCACCTATTCGATGTTCTCCTACATCACGGTGTTTGCCGTGATGCTGCACGCGCTGCGCTCGCGCGCGCAGTTGGAGCGCCTGTTTACGGTGATCGTGCTGACCAGCCTGCCGATTTCGGCCTATGGCTGGCTGCAGCATTTCCGGCTCGACCCGCTGCCGTGGGGCGGCGATGTGTCGGATCGCATCGCGTCGAACATGGGCAACTCCATCTTCGTTGGCGCGTATTTGATCATGGTGATGCCGATCACGCTGGGCCGCTGGCTCAATGTCGTCGCACAAGTTTTACGCGACCCGGTCGCCGAGACCGGCGGCGAAACGGTTGCCCCCGCTACGGCACGAACGCCTGACGACACGCCGCAGTTGGTGCTGGCCGGTGCGTACACCTTCACGTTGGCGTTCCAACTGCTGGCGATCTACTGGACGCTGTCGCGCGGCGCATGGATCGGCTTCATGGCCGGCACGTATGTATTTGTCCTGATCGGCCTCACGCTGCTGCGCCAGTGGGTGCCGGATCGCACGCGCTTGAGCGGCAGGGAAACGCTCACCGCGCTGGGCGCCGGCGTTGTGTTTCCGCTGGCGCTGCTGCTCATGCCGCTCGCCGCGTCGCTGCGCGGGATGAAGATGTCCGATGTGTTCCGCCGCACGCTGCGCTGGATGTGGCTCTCGTGGATCGTAACCGGCGCGGTGGTCATCGGACTGATCCTGGCCATGAACATTCCGGGTACGCCGTTGGCCGAAATCAAGAAAGTGCCCGGCATCGGGCGTCTCGGCGAAATATTCGAGCTTGACCAGGGCACAAATAAAGTGCGCGCGCTGATCTGGGAGGGCGCGGCGCAGTTGGTGGCCCCGCATGACCCGATTGGTTTTGACCAGTACACCGATATATTCAACGTCATCCGGCCGCTGATCGGCTACGGCCCGGAGGCGATGTATGTAGCGTACAACAGTTTTTATCCGCCCGATCTGGGACACCTCGAAGCACGCAACGCCTCGCCCGATCGCTCGCACAACGAGACGTGGGACTCGCTCGTCACGACTGGCTTGTTCGGTTTCCTGGTCTATGTGACGCTGTTCGGTTCGGTCTTCTATCACGCGCTCAAGTGGCTCGGCTTCGCCAGTGGCGCGCGCGACCGCAACCTATTCATTGTGCTGTGGGTGCTCGGCGCCGTGACGGTTGGCGTGATCGCCGTGGCGATCGACAAGCAGCCTCGTCTGCTGGGCGTGGCGCTGCCGGTCGGCATGTTGATCGGCCTGATGACCTATCTCGCGATTCAAGTCTTCTTCGTGCGCCAGCATGTCGGCTCCTCCCTGTCCACTGAAGACAAGGTGCTGATCATGGCGCTACTGAGCGCGCTGATCGGCTCGTTCGCGGAGATCCACTTTGGCATCTCGATCGCGGCCACGCGCACCTATTTTTGGATCGGGGCGGCGCTGCTCGTGCTGATCGGCCACCGCCTGAACCAGACGGCGCCAGTGCGCGCCACGGCGGTCCCAACGCCGCCCGCCGTGCGCGACAGCGCAATGGGGCGAAACGGCGATCGGCTGGCATCGTTTCGCGCGCTGCGCCTGCCGGCATGGAGCGGGCTGGCTCCGTGGGCGGTCGCCCCGGCGGCGCCGGTGACCTTCGCCCGCCGTCGCCATCGCGCGGGCACGCCCGGGGCCGCCATGCCCGCCGGGCGCGGCGCGGCGGTCGCAACCGCGCGCCCGGCGCAAGTCGCCAGCTTCGGCTCCGGCACACATGCGATCGTGGTGTACGGCATGCTGCTGGGCATCATGCTGACGATCATGGGCTTCGACTACATCAGTCCGAACCTCGCGACGGCCGACAAGTTCTCATGGATCGTCATGCTCTTCGTGTTTACACTGATCGTCGGCGCGCTCATCATGTCCGCACAGATCAAAGCGACCACGCCGAGCGCGCCGCGCGGGCTGGTGGTCTTCGCTGGGGTGGCCGTCATCGCGCTCGGAGTCGCCGGCCTCTATCTCATCCTGCACAATGCCAACCTGACCGGGCGGCGGCCGACCAACGTCATCGATAACATTTCGATCGTGGCCGACGTGATCGGCCTGTTCTACCTGTACCTGTTCGGCATGCTGCTGGCGCTGGCGATTGTGCTGGCGGGCGAGCGCACCCTGCCCCCGCGCACGTTCGCCGAGCCGTTCTACCTCCTTCTGTATGTGGCCATCGCGGCCGGCTGTGCGGCGGGCATCGCCACCACCAACCTCAACAGCATCCGCGCCGACATCTTCTACAAGCAGGGACTCAACTTCGACGGCTCGCGCCAGTTCGACGGCAGCCTCTGTATGTACGAGTCCGCAATCAATCTGGCGCCCGACCAGGACTTCTATTATCTTTTCTACGGGCGCTCATTCCTGGAAAAAGCCAAAACGGTGCCGGACAACGCACCGGCCCAGCCGCTATACAACTGCTACCCGGGCAACAACACCTTGGCCTTCAAGGACCCGCCCGGCATCAGCAAAAGCGGCAGCCAGCGCACGCGGCTGATCGAAACTGCGCGCGTCTTCCTGACGCGCGCACGCGACCTGAACCCGCTCAACACCGATCACACCGCCAACCTGGCGCGCATGTACCGCACCTGGGCCGACCTGGCCACCGACGCAACGCAACGCGCCGACTACGTGCGGCAGTCGATCGGATTCTACGCGCAGGCGCAGGCGCTCAGCCCGCACAACGCGCAGATTTACAACGAATACAGTAGCGCGTACATGATGGCCGGCGAGACCGACAATGCGCTCGCGAAGCTCCAGGAATCGATCAAGATCGACGACGAATACGCGCAGACTTATCTGCTGCTCGGCGATCTGTACACCGGCAAGAACGACATGGATAACGCCGTCACGGCGTACCAGGCGGCGCTGAAAACCGACGCCACACTCCTGCAGGCGCATAGCGCGCTGGGGCTGATCTACTCGCGCCAGGGCAAGCTGGACCTGGCGATCCAGGAGAACATGGCCGTCGTTGCGCAGCAACCGAACGACTACAACAGCCTGCGCAATCTGGCGCTGCTCTACCGCGATGCCGGACGCCTGCCCGAAGCGATCTCGTACGCACAGCGCGCGCTGGCCGGCGCGCCCGATGCCGACAAACCGGCGCTGCAGCAGTTCATTGCGCAGTTGCAGGCGGCGCTGGCCGGCGGCACTGCGCCACAAACGCAGCCGACACCGCCAGTTCCGCAGAACCAGCCGACGGCCGTTCCAACGCCCGGCCGATAA
- a CDS encoding undecaprenyl/decaprenyl-phosphate alpha-N-acetylglucosaminyl 1-phosphate transferase: MASFLIVFAVALVLATAVTPVAERLAPILGWVDAPSARKVHLRPVPLLGGVAIYLATIAALLVFGDHSEVAQLAGIGVGATLVSLCGLWDDRRPLSPVIKLAVQALAALVTFSSGIGITILPHPALNFAVTMLWMIGITNAFNLLDNMDGLSGGVGAISALFFLVLALQSRQVLVGTLSAALLGACIGFLMYNFNPARIFMGDSGSLFLGFILAAVGIKLRFPGDPTTVSWMIPLLVLGVPLFDTTLVTLSRLRRRLNPLATPGKDHLSHRLVAHAMSAREAVLTIYVVCFLFGVAATLIPQAGVGEAYVIFAVVAILALASLLVLERDFMRAAHSAGSQ; this comes from the coding sequence ATGGCTTCGTTTCTCATCGTCTTTGCGGTCGCGCTGGTACTCGCCACGGCAGTTACGCCAGTGGCCGAACGTCTGGCGCCGATTCTCGGCTGGGTCGACGCACCATCGGCGCGCAAGGTGCACCTGCGCCCGGTGCCGCTGCTGGGTGGCGTCGCCATCTACCTGGCCACGATCGCCGCGCTGCTTGTCTTTGGCGACCATTCGGAAGTGGCGCAGTTGGCAGGCATCGGTGTGGGCGCCACACTCGTGTCGCTGTGCGGCCTTTGGGACGATCGCCGCCCGCTCTCGCCGGTGATCAAGCTGGCGGTGCAGGCGCTGGCCGCGCTGGTGACGTTCTCGTCCGGCATCGGCATCACCATCTTGCCGCACCCTGCGCTCAACTTCGCCGTGACAATGCTCTGGATGATCGGCATCACCAACGCCTTTAACCTGCTCGATAACATGGACGGGCTATCGGGCGGCGTCGGCGCGATCAGTGCGCTGTTCTTCCTCGTGCTGGCACTCCAGAGCCGGCAGGTGCTGGTCGGCACACTCTCGGCGGCTCTGCTGGGCGCGTGCATCGGCTTTTTGATGTACAATTTCAACCCAGCGCGCATCTTCATGGGCGACAGCGGTTCACTGTTCCTGGGATTCATTCTCGCCGCCGTCGGCATCAAACTGCGCTTCCCGGGTGATCCAACAACGGTGAGCTGGATGATTCCCCTGCTGGTGCTGGGCGTACCGCTGTTCGACACAACTCTGGTCACGCTCTCGCGTTTGCGGCGCAGGCTGAACCCGCTCGCCACACCGGGCAAAGATCACCTGTCGCACCGGCTCGTCGCGCACGCTATGTCGGCGCGCGAGGCCGTGCTGACCATCTATGTGGTCTGCTTCCTGTTCGGCGTGGCCGCGACGCTGATTCCACAGGCCGGCGTTGGCGAGGCATACGTGATATTCGCCGTCGTAGCGATTCTGGCGCTGGCCAGCCTGCTGGTGCTCGAGCGCGATTTTATGCGCGCTGCGCATTCAGCCGGCTCGCAATAG
- a CDS encoding nucleotide sugar dehydrogenase, translating into MTYFDRLMSMIQDRSARVGVIGLGYVGLPLAATFGQNNYSVLGIDVDRHKLAALARGESYIQDVPSDVIAALRAANRFAATDDYGALRSCDVIFICVPTPMTDQKNPDMTFIETAARGIGGQLRPGQLVILQSTTYPGTTAEFVLPILGASGLKVGVDFFLAFSPERIDPGHTNSAGFDVANTPKVVGGMTPACTQLAATLLAHFTASVHIVSSPGAAEMCKLLENTFRSVNIALVNELALLCERMGIDVWEVIEAARTKPYGFMPFYPGPGVGGHCIPIDPYYLSWKAREYDFFTRFIEFAADTNQEMPHHVVDLTAHALNRAGRPVKGARVLVLGVAFKANIDDARNSPAERVIELLLSAGADVAYSDPFVPQFRIGSNVFHREPVVMQSQPLDDGMLASFDCAIITTAHRAFDYAQIVRSSALVVDTTNATRSVTDGRAKIVRIGAPL; encoded by the coding sequence ATGACCTACTTCGACCGTTTGATGAGCATGATCCAGGACCGCTCGGCGCGCGTCGGCGTGATCGGCCTGGGCTATGTGGGTCTGCCGCTGGCCGCCACGTTCGGGCAGAATAACTATAGCGTGCTGGGTATCGACGTGGACCGCCACAAACTGGCGGCGCTGGCACGCGGCGAGTCGTACATCCAGGATGTGCCCTCGGACGTGATCGCCGCCCTGCGCGCCGCCAACCGGTTCGCCGCGACGGACGACTACGGCGCGCTGCGCTCGTGCGACGTCATCTTCATCTGCGTGCCCACGCCGATGACCGACCAGAAGAACCCGGATATGACGTTCATCGAGACGGCGGCACGCGGCATCGGCGGGCAGTTGCGTCCGGGCCAACTCGTCATCTTGCAAAGCACCACCTACCCCGGCACCACCGCGGAGTTCGTGCTGCCGATCCTCGGCGCGTCGGGCCTGAAAGTCGGCGTCGATTTCTTCCTGGCGTTCTCGCCGGAGCGCATCGATCCGGGGCACACGAACAGCGCCGGCTTCGACGTCGCCAACACGCCCAAGGTCGTCGGCGGTATGACGCCGGCTTGCACGCAGTTAGCCGCCACCCTGCTGGCGCATTTCACCGCGTCGGTGCATATCGTGTCGTCGCCGGGCGCGGCCGAGATGTGCAAGCTGCTGGAGAACACTTTCCGCAGCGTCAACATCGCGCTCGTCAACGAACTGGCTTTGCTGTGCGAGCGCATGGGCATCGACGTGTGGGAGGTCATCGAGGCGGCGCGCACCAAGCCGTACGGCTTCATGCCGTTCTACCCCGGCCCGGGCGTCGGCGGGCACTGCATCCCGATCGACCCGTACTACCTGTCGTGGAAGGCGCGCGAGTATGATTTCTTCACCCGCTTCATCGAGTTCGCGGCCGACACGAACCAGGAGATGCCGCATCACGTCGTCGACCTGACAGCACACGCGCTCAATCGCGCCGGCCGCCCGGTGAAGGGCGCTCGCGTGCTGGTGCTCGGCGTCGCGTTCAAGGCGAACATCGACGACGCGCGCAACTCGCCGGCCGAGCGCGTGATCGAGTTGCTGCTCAGCGCGGGCGCCGACGTTGCGTACAGCGACCCGTTCGTGCCGCAGTTCCGCATCGGCTCCAACGTCTTTCACCGCGAGCCGGTCGTCATGCAGTCGCAGCCGCTCGACGACGGCATGCTGGCGTCGTTCGATTGCGCCATCATCACCACGGCGCATCGCGCGTTCGACTACGCGCAGATCGTGCGCAGCAGTGCGCTCGTCGTAGACACGACCAACGCAACGCGCAGCGTGACGGATGGCCGCGCCAAGATCGTCCGTATCGGCGCGCCGCTGTAG
- a CDS encoding peptidylprolyl isomerase encodes MKLDAAKTYIASIETAKGVIRLELNPKAAPKHANSFVFLACQGYFDGLSFHRVEAGFVIQGGDPNGNGSGGPGYKLPAEFGPIKHTLGILSMARTSDPNSAGSQFFIMLGDAPSLDGQYSVFGKTVEGINVVTRIAVGDKMNKVTITVR; translated from the coding sequence ATGAAGCTCGACGCGGCCAAGACGTATATCGCGTCGATCGAGACGGCCAAGGGGGTGATCCGCCTCGAGTTGAACCCGAAGGCGGCGCCCAAGCATGCCAACTCGTTCGTGTTTCTGGCCTGCCAGGGCTACTTCGACGGGCTGAGCTTCCATCGTGTCGAGGCGGGCTTCGTCATCCAGGGCGGCGACCCGAACGGCAACGGCAGCGGCGGCCCCGGCTACAAGCTGCCAGCCGAGTTCGGCCCGATCAAGCACACGCTCGGCATCCTGTCGATGGCGCGCACCAGCGACCCGAACAGCGCCGGCTCGCAGTTCTTTATCATGCTCGGCGACGCGCCATCGCTCGACGGGCAGTACTCGGTCTTCGGCAAGACCGTCGAAGGCATCAACGTCGTCACCCGCATCGCGGTCGGCGACAAGATGAACAAAGTCACTATCACGGTACGCTAA
- a CDS encoding peptidylprolyl isomerase, giving the protein MDYKAPEDMQLDPAKQYKATIETSKGTILCELYPKLAPKHANSFAFLACQGYFDGLTFHRYVAGFVIQGGCPKGDGTGGPGYNLPAEFNALPHTPGILSMARTSDPNSAGSQFFIMVGNAPHLDRQYSIFGKVTEGMDVVYKIRASDVMKGVVVEEV; this is encoded by the coding sequence ATGGACTACAAGGCGCCGGAGGACATGCAGCTCGATCCGGCGAAGCAGTACAAGGCGACGATCGAAACGTCGAAGGGCACGATCTTGTGCGAGCTTTACCCCAAGCTCGCTCCTAAGCACGCCAACTCGTTCGCGTTTCTGGCCTGCCAGGGCTACTTCGACGGGCTGACGTTCCACCGCTACGTCGCGGGCTTCGTCATCCAGGGCGGCTGCCCGAAGGGCGACGGTACCGGCGGCCCCGGCTACAACCTGCCGGCCGAGTTCAATGCGCTGCCGCACACGCCGGGCATTTTGTCGATGGCGCGCACCAGCGACCCGAACAGCGCCGGCTCGCAGTTCTTCATCATGGTCGGCAACGCGCCGCATCTGGATCGCCAGTACTCGATCTTCGGCAAAGTAACCGAGGGCATGGACGTCGTGTATAAGATTCGCGCGAGCGACGTGATGAAGGGCGTGGTGGTCGAAGAAGTTTAG